A DNA window from Elephas maximus indicus isolate mEleMax1 chromosome 17, mEleMax1 primary haplotype, whole genome shotgun sequence contains the following coding sequences:
- the LOC126060991 gene encoding putative olfactory receptor 10D4, whose amino-acid sequence MRNHTPVTEFLLMGIPHTEGMENVLLVLFLGLYLLTLLGNLLILLAILASSNLHTPMYFFLGNLSVLDIFFPSVSSPKMMLCLTGHSHTISYQGCATQLFFYHFLGCTECFLYTVMAYDRFAAICHPLRYMVLMKHQVCAILVVVTWMGSCVHASVLTFLVFKLPYCGPNEVNNFFCDIPVMLSLACADTSLAQRVSFTNVGVVALMCFLLILTSYTRIVISILRISSSEGRRRASSTCSAHLTSILLFYGPVVLIYLQPASSLWLDTVVQVLNNIVTPSLNPLIYTLRNKDVKLALRKVQI is encoded by the coding sequence ATGAGGAATCACACTCCAGTTACTGAATTCCTCCTGATGGGAATCCCTCATACAGAAGGGATGGAAAATGTGCTTTTGGTCTTATTCCTGGGCTTGTACCTTCTCACTCTGCTTGGGAACCTACTCATTCTTCTGGCCATCCTAGCTTCCTCtaacctccacacccccatgtatttcTTTCTGGGAAACCTGTCAGTGTTGGACATATTTTTCCCTTCAGTGAGTTCTCCCAAAATGATGCTCTGCTTAACGGGGCACAGCCACACCATCTCCTACCAGGGCTGTGCAACCCAGCTCTTCTTTTACCATTTCCTGGGCTGTACTGAGTGTTTTCTGTACactgtgatggcctatgaccgctttgCAGCCATCTGCCACCCCTTGCGATACATGGTCCTCATGAAGCATCAAGTGTGCGCCATCTTGGTTGTGGTTACCTGGATGGGGAGCTGTGTGCATGCTTCTGTCCTCACATTCCTTGTCTTTAAGTTACCCTACTGTGGCCCCAATGAGGTGAACAATTTCTTCTGTGATATCCCCGTGATGCTGTCCCTAGCCTGTGCTGACACCTCTCTGGCTCAGAGGGTGAGTTTCACCAATGTAGGTGTTGTTGCTCTCATGTGTTTCCTTCTTATCCTCACTTCTTATACTCGCATTGTTATCTCAATATTGAGAATCAGCTCATCAGAAGGCAGGCGCAGAGCGTCCTCAACCTGCAGTGCCCATCTGACCTCTATCCTGCTCTTCTATGGTCCTGTGGTGCTCATTTACCTGCAGCCTGCTTCCAGCCTGTGGCTGGATACTGTGGTTCAGGTATTGAATAATATCGTTACCCCTTCCCTTAATCCCTTGATTTACACACtgaggaacaaggatgtgaagTTAGCTCTGAGAAAAGTGCAAATATAG